In Acetomicrobium sp. S15 = DSM 107314, the following proteins share a genomic window:
- the ileS gene encoding isoleucine--tRNA ligase, producing the protein MPNDYKETLNLPKSTFPMRAALAKKEPELLKFWSDVGLYQKLMDRAKDSTPFILHDGPPYANGNIHIGTAFNKILKDFIPKYKWMRGYRAHYVPGWDTHGLPIELRVLKDANLTKDSIEAVELRRRCKAYALHYIDVQREEFKRLGVLGDWEHPYITLLPKYEAAELNVLADMIEKGLVYRGLKSVFWCTDCQTALAAAEIEYEDIASPSIYVAYPILAELPLPSDVKPFVIIWTTTPWTLPASLAVAIHPSYDYAFYRVGDRAYLVAKELAPLVEKETGLRFEEVLLERKGKELEGLTAGHPFYEDRVVPLVLADYVLLDQGTGCVHTAPGHGVEDFETGVRYDLPILNPVDEKGFFLPDTPLVGGLSLEEAEEKILRALKERGRLLGRSKIVHSYPHCWRCKRPVIYRATEQYFVAVSAFRDRALKSIDEVKWIPEWGRERIWNMVKERSDWCISRQRIWGVPIPAFHCEDCGELILSAPYVRKVSEKVALRGTDVWWEESPEELLGSLCKCPKCGSSRLRKETDILDVWFDSGSSHAAVLEARPDLRWPADMYLEGSDQHRGYFQTSLLTSVATKGRAPYDSVLTHGFIVDGEGRKMSKSLGNVVNPQDIIGQHGADVLRLWVASTDYRNDVRISDTILNNLIESYRRIRNTIRFMLGNLFDFDPKEDSVSARDMEEIDRWILSRLQRVIDRVTRGFEDYEFHVPTFTIHQFCVNDLSAFYLDVSKDRLYVNAPCDHSRRSCQTALWVILRSLLEMLSPILSFTAEEAWQCLRSIDGSLPESVFLSSWPEIDRELEDPSLEEKWQRILTVRGAVSKVLEEARSKGLIGQSLEASVGIERAEEFEDMASLDGALWEMVCIVSRFEWVEGAVAGDVIGRDEDTGLVIGVSRAPGGKCPRCWKYSTYLSPDGLCPRCEAVLESLSSSRT; encoded by the coding sequence ATGCCAAACGATTACAAAGAGACCTTAAACCTGCCCAAGAGCACATTCCCGATGCGGGCAGCGTTGGCGAAAAAAGAGCCCGAACTGTTGAAGTTTTGGAGCGACGTCGGCCTTTATCAAAAGCTCATGGATAGGGCAAAAGACTCCACGCCATTTATCCTCCACGACGGGCCGCCCTACGCTAACGGCAACATCCACATAGGGACCGCTTTCAACAAGATACTCAAAGACTTCATTCCCAAATACAAGTGGATGCGCGGTTATCGGGCGCATTACGTCCCGGGGTGGGATACTCATGGGTTGCCGATCGAACTCAGGGTCTTGAAAGATGCCAACTTGACAAAGGACTCGATCGAAGCGGTCGAGCTGAGAAGGCGCTGTAAGGCCTATGCCCTGCACTATATCGACGTCCAGAGGGAGGAATTCAAAAGGCTGGGCGTATTGGGCGATTGGGAGCACCCTTATATAACGCTCTTGCCTAAGTATGAGGCGGCGGAGCTGAATGTGTTGGCCGACATGATAGAGAAGGGATTGGTATACAGGGGCTTGAAATCCGTCTTCTGGTGCACCGACTGCCAGACCGCCCTGGCCGCCGCCGAGATCGAATATGAAGACATCGCATCTCCCTCCATATACGTGGCCTATCCGATCCTCGCGGAGCTTCCGCTCCCCTCGGATGTGAAACCCTTTGTGATAATTTGGACCACGACACCGTGGACACTTCCGGCGAGTCTGGCCGTCGCCATACATCCTTCATACGATTACGCCTTTTACAGAGTCGGCGACAGGGCATATCTGGTGGCCAAAGAATTGGCCCCACTGGTGGAGAAAGAGACAGGGTTACGCTTTGAAGAGGTGCTGCTCGAGCGCAAAGGCAAGGAGCTCGAAGGTTTAACGGCGGGGCATCCATTCTACGAAGATCGGGTTGTGCCGTTGGTCCTGGCGGATTACGTGTTGCTCGATCAGGGGACGGGATGTGTCCACACAGCTCCGGGCCACGGCGTCGAGGACTTTGAGACCGGCGTGCGGTATGACCTTCCCATATTGAATCCCGTCGACGAGAAGGGGTTTTTCCTGCCCGACACGCCGTTGGTGGGGGGGCTTTCTCTGGAAGAGGCAGAGGAGAAGATCCTTCGAGCGTTGAAAGAGAGAGGGAGGCTTTTGGGGAGATCCAAGATCGTCCATTCTTACCCCCATTGCTGGCGGTGCAAGAGGCCAGTAATATACAGGGCTACCGAGCAATACTTCGTGGCAGTCTCGGCCTTCAGGGATCGGGCGCTGAAATCCATCGACGAGGTCAAATGGATCCCCGAATGGGGTCGGGAGAGGATTTGGAACATGGTCAAAGAGCGATCAGACTGGTGCATAAGCAGACAGCGCATTTGGGGCGTTCCGATCCCAGCCTTTCACTGCGAAGATTGCGGCGAGTTGATCTTATCGGCTCCATATGTCCGCAAGGTTAGCGAGAAAGTGGCTCTTCGCGGGACAGACGTGTGGTGGGAGGAATCGCCCGAGGAATTGTTGGGAAGCCTGTGTAAGTGTCCGAAGTGCGGCAGCAGTCGCCTGAGGAAGGAAACGGATATCTTAGATGTCTGGTTCGACTCAGGCTCGAGCCATGCGGCTGTGCTTGAAGCGAGGCCCGACTTGCGCTGGCCGGCCGATATGTACCTCGAGGGCAGCGATCAGCACAGAGGATATTTTCAGACATCCCTTCTCACGTCCGTGGCTACAAAAGGGCGCGCTCCCTATGACTCGGTCCTCACCCACGGCTTCATAGTTGACGGAGAAGGGCGGAAGATGTCCAAGTCGCTGGGCAACGTGGTCAACCCGCAGGACATTATCGGCCAGCACGGTGCCGATGTCCTGCGGCTGTGGGTCGCGTCTACCGATTATCGCAATGATGTGAGGATCTCCGATACCATACTGAACAACTTGATCGAATCGTATAGGCGCATCCGCAACACGATCCGCTTTATGTTGGGCAATCTCTTCGACTTCGATCCGAAAGAAGACAGCGTCTCGGCTCGCGATATGGAGGAGATCGACAGGTGGATCCTCTCCCGCCTGCAGCGGGTGATCGATCGGGTTACGAGGGGTTTTGAGGATTACGAGTTTCACGTGCCGACCTTCACAATACATCAGTTCTGCGTCAACGACCTTTCGGCCTTCTACTTGGACGTGAGCAAGGATCGCCTCTACGTGAATGCGCCTTGCGACCACTCCAGGAGGAGTTGCCAAACCGCCCTCTGGGTTATCCTTCGCTCCCTGCTCGAAATGCTTTCGCCGATCTTGAGCTTCACGGCAGAAGAGGCGTGGCAGTGCCTCCGCAGCATCGACGGTTCGCTTCCGGAGAGCGTCTTTTTGAGTTCGTGGCCCGAAATTGACCGCGAACTCGAAGATCCGTCGCTTGAGGAGAAGTGGCAACGCATTCTGACCGTGCGAGGAGCTGTCAGCAAGGTCCTTGAAGAGGCGCGCTCGAAGGGGCTTATAGGTCAGTCCTTAGAGGCATCGGTGGGTATCGAAAGAGCCGAAGAATTTGAAGATATGGCCAGCCTGGACGGCGCCCTGTGGGAGATGGTCTGCATCGTATCGCGCTTCGAATGGGTGGAGGGCGCTGTCGCGGGAGACGTGATCGGTAGAGACGAGGACACCGGCTTGGTGATCGGCGTGAGCAGGGCGCCTGGCGGCAAGTGCCCTCGTTGTTGGAAATATTCCACTTATCTGTCGCCTGACGGGCTCTGCCCTCGATGCGAAGCGGTGCTCGAGTCGCTTTCGAGTTCGAGGACGTAA
- a CDS encoding protein-L-isoaspartate(D-aspartate) O-methyltransferase, which translates to MVKGFLDWEEHAKEMTEAQIASRGIRDKALLEAMTRVPRHLFVPEELRHQAFDDMPLPIGAGQTISQPYMVAKMTLLLAPKTGDKILEIGTGSGYQAAVLAELGARVWSVERIPALAERAREVLCDLGYGDRVTVICGDGRLGYPEAAPYDGLIVTAAASVVEPAWKEQLVEGGRLVVPLAQGIWGERLLLCVKKAHGFEESYHDYCRFVPLLPGVADGKDD; encoded by the coding sequence ATGGTGAAGGGATTTTTAGACTGGGAAGAGCACGCAAAAGAAATGACGGAGGCTCAAATCGCGTCGAGGGGCATAAGGGATAAGGCCCTGTTAGAGGCGATGACGAGGGTGCCTCGTCATCTTTTTGTACCGGAGGAACTGCGGCATCAGGCCTTCGACGATATGCCTCTGCCGATAGGGGCGGGCCAGACGATATCTCAGCCTTATATGGTGGCCAAGATGACGCTCCTTTTGGCTCCGAAGACGGGAGACAAGATATTGGAGATCGGCACAGGTTCGGGCTACCAGGCGGCGGTGTTGGCGGAGTTGGGTGCGCGCGTCTGGAGCGTCGAGAGAATTCCGGCCCTGGCGGAACGCGCCAGAGAGGTTTTGTGCGATCTCGGATACGGCGATCGTGTGACGGTCATCTGCGGCGACGGAAGGCTCGGATATCCCGAAGCTGCACCTTACGATGGCCTCATCGTCACTGCGGCGGCTTCTGTGGTGGAGCCGGCCTGGAAGGAGCAGTTGGTAGAGGGCGGCAGGTTGGTGGTTCCCTTGGCCCAGGGAATTTGGGGAGAGCGGCTTCTGCTCTGTGTGAAAAAGGCTCACGGCTTTGAGGAGTCGTATCACGACTATTGCCGCTTCGTGCCATTGCTGCCAGGCGTCGCTGACGGGAAGGACGATTGA